One window of the Passer domesticus isolate bPasDom1 chromosome 14, bPasDom1.hap1, whole genome shotgun sequence genome contains the following:
- the NR2E3 gene encoding photoreceptor-specific nuclear receptor: MAASPAGSVVSAGLDESPTGLSPAPGKELSPVLLCKVCGDTSSGKHYGIYACNGCSGFFKRSVRRKLIYRCQAGTGLCPVDKAHRNQCQACRLKKCLQAGMNKDAVQNERQPRSTAQVQLDSIQLDAELPPEHVATTCEVPPSPCPAPRGPGATVTPGPRAPTPPTNHRFMASLMTAETCAKLEPEDADETVDVTGSEPERASGEYQVAPYPAASPENIYETSARLLFMAVKWAKNLPVFSNLPFRDQVILLEEAWSELFLLCAIQWSMPLESCPLLAVPEPGPGKLLPATLDVRALQETLGRFKALAVDPTEFACMKAVVLFKPETRGLKDPEQVENLQDQSQVMLGQHNRSHYPGQPVRFGKLLLLLPALRFISSERVELLFFRRTIGNTPMEKLLCDMFKN; encoded by the exons ATGGCTGCGTCCCCCGCGGGGTCGGTGGTGAGCGCCGGGCTGGATGAGAGTCCCACGG ggctgagcccagcccctgggaaggagctgagcccggtgctgctgtgcaaggtGTGCGGGGACACCAGCAGTGGGAAGCACTACGGCATCTACGCCTGCAATGGCTGCAGCGGCTTCTTCAAGCGCAGCGTCCGCAGGAAGCTCATCTacag gtgccaggcagggacagggctgtgcccagtggACAAGGCTCACCGCAACCAGTGCCAGGCCTGCCGGCTCAAgaagtgcctgcaggctggcaTGAACAAGGATG CCGTGCAGAACGAGCGGCAGCCCCGCAGCACGGCCCAGGTCCAGCTGGACAGCATCCAGCTGGACGCTGAGCTGCCCCCTGAGCACGTGGCCACCACCTGTGAGGTCCCCCCATCACCTTGTCCGGCTCCTCGTGGTCCTGGTGCCACTGTCACCCCGGGTCCCCGAGCGCCCACGCCACCCACCAACCATCGCTTCATGGCCAGCCTGATGACGGCCGAGACCTGCGCCAAGCTGGAGCCCGAGGACG CTGATGAGACGGTGGATGTGACGGGCAGTGAGCCCGAGCGGGCAAGCGGCGAGTACCAGGTGGCGCCGTACCCGGCAGCCAGCCCCGAAAACATCTACGAGACCTCAGCACGTCTCCTCTTCATGGCGGTGAAATGGGCCAAGAACCTGCCCGTCTTCTCCAACCTGCCCTTCCGTGACCAG GTGATCCTGCTGGAGGAAGCATGGAGtgagctgttcctgctctgtgccatccAGTGGTCCATGCCCCTGGAGAGCTGCCCGCTCCTGGCTGTGCCCGAGCCGGGccctgggaagctgctgccGGCCACCCTGGACGTGCGGGCGCTGCAGGAGACCCTCGGCCGCTTCAAGGCCTTGGCTGTTGACCCCACGGAATTTGCCTGCATGAAGGCCGTGGTGCTCTTCAAACCAG AGACCCGTGGCCTGAAGGACCCTGAGCAGGTGGAGAACCTGCAGGACCAGTCACAGGTGATGCTGGGCCAGCACAACCGTTCCCACTACCCTGGGCAACCCGTCAG GTttgggaagctgctgctgctcctcccagcgCTGCGCTTCATCTCCTCGGAGCGCGTGGAGCTGCTCTTCTTCCGCCGCACCATCGGCAACACCCCCATGGAGAAGCTGCTGTGTGACATGTTCAAGAACTGA